In Chrysemys picta bellii isolate R12L10 chromosome 3, ASM1138683v2, whole genome shotgun sequence, a single genomic region encodes these proteins:
- the MGME1 gene encoding mitochondrial genome maintenance exonuclease 1 translates to MNAPNGRKKTLFNHLYMLLLGMKSLELLTRKSGRLKMLLTEHFCKNQVPYVCLCISSYLCSKKKKENGYEQVDQERYMNLVRSVISSKASPQTPETLFEEDNLIYGPVSKFKSPVKDVEAKIPKNWVPLVNSNKRTLPLNSDRKHLLKVGLQRHKVPSVTSVLQQTMPLDQAFYLKRWKQRMILELGKDGFAEYTKNIFLQGKLFHAALESVFLSEEVPLKEQEKDNTVSGYLASVQHVLGDISGVKALESAVHHETLHYLGLVDCVAEYRGQLCVIDWKTSEKSKPYLRNTFDNPLQVAAYIGAINHDANYDFQVNCGLIVVSYKDGSPAHPHFMDSDLCSQYWNKWLLRLEEYTEKEKNRAIETS, encoded by the exons ATGAATGCTCCTAACGGAAGAAAGAAAACTCTGTTTAACCATCTATACATGCTGCTTCTGGGAATGAAATCCCTCGAGCTATTAACCAGAAAATCTGGGAGACTAAAAATGCTGTTGAcagaacatttttgcaaaaatcaAGTCCCGTATGTGTGCCTGTGTATCTCCTCCTACCTTTGCAGCAAGAAGAAAAAAGAGAATGGTTATGAGCAAGTTGACCAAGAAAGATACATGAACTTGGTCCGTTCTGTCATATCTTCCAAAGCCAGCCCTCAGACACCAGAAACATTGTTTGAAGAAGATAATCTGATATATGGACCAGTGAGTAAGTTTAAGTCTCCAGTTAAGGATGTTGAAGCAAAAATTCCAAAAAATTGGGTCCCTCTGGTAAACTCCAATAAAAGAACTTTGCCTCTAAACAGTGACCGAAAGCACCTGCTGAAAGTCGGTTTACAAAGGCACAAGGTGCCCAGTGTGACGAGTGTTCTTCAGCAGACCATGCCGTTGGACCAGGCTTTCTACCTGAAGAGGTGGAAGCAACGGATGATTCTGGAACTTGGAAAAGATGGTTTTGCAGAATATACCAAAA ACATCTTCCTTCAAGGAAAACTATTCCATGCAGCTTTGGAATCTGTCTTTTTGTCTGAAGAGGTTCCGTTGAAGGAGCAGGAAAAAGATAACACTGTCTCTGGCTACTTAGCAAGTGTGCAGCATGTCCTGGGAGACATCAGTGGAGTAAAAGCTCTTGAAAGTGCAGTTCATCATGAGACTCTTCACTATTTAGGCCTTGTAGATTGTGTGGCTGAGTATCG AGGTCAGTTATGTGTGATTGACTGGAAGACTTCAGAGAAATCAAAGCCGTATCTCCGGAACACATTTGACAACCCACTACAGGTTGCAGCATATATCGGAGCCATAAACCATGATGCTAATTATGACTTCCAG GTTAATTGTGGACTCATTGTGGTTTCTTATAAAGATGGCTCCCCTGCACATCCACATTTCATGGACTCGGATCTGTGCTCTCAGTATTGGAACAAATGGCTCCTGCGCCTTGAAGAATacacagagaaggaaaaaaaccgTGCAATTGAGACAAGTTAG